The sequence below is a genomic window from Tubulanus polymorphus chromosome 1, tnTubPoly1.2, whole genome shotgun sequence.
GaacatttttaaatgaaattctgTGCTTGGAGATCACATCAAGCTCTTATTCGTCAGTGGTTTTAAATCGTGGATAAGGAAATTCATCGACCAGATTATTAGTTCatgtgaaatattcatctgaaatttttctgagaaaaattaaaaaccagTGACTCAGCAAATCCCTTgttaaaataaaatacaattgtTTAATAGTATATTGCGATTTTGTCTGATTATTTCGCTGGTCAGTTACATAAGAATTTTAGTGGCTCCCAAATAGAAAGCGTGAACATCAATCCATGCTTTGGACATTGGACATTTTCATTATGCGAAGATTtgtaggattcgaacccatgtCTGGAACCCATATTGTTTGTTGTGACTGTTTCGCATTGCGCATTGCCAGTTTTACTAAGTAGCGCTGTATACCGTACTAACGATGGAATGACttatttattaatcattgttaATGTATACCACAAGGATGAATGCTGGCTCAGTAAGTTCACAAAATTTAAATTCGGATTACATTTTCATtcgtattttatattaacgaAGTTGTGAATAACCATCTTTCATTGACAAAATAGCATTTATTTATTGACCCGAATTTCGTACTAATTACCGACAAAAACAATCTGTCATAAAAATGCAAAATCCTTTAGTTGATTGATCTGAAAGCCGAACTACAAAGAAAACAAGACGAGGCTAAGAAATTAAAGCTATCCTCTGGTGAACCACTGTCAGCAGTACGAATTACTAATGCCCAGAAAAAGGTATTTCCCAGGAGGGTTAGTTCATATATTTATTGAGTTAAACTTGAGCTACTAACTAGCCCATACTAATTATTTCCACaatcttcatttctataatttcagCTACCTgcattaaaacaaaataaaggAGTTGAAGAACGGGCTCAAAAAGATGCAGAGGAATTACAGAAAGAGgccaacaaaattgatttatcgAAGTGAGTATTAGTCCACTTACAATTATTAGACTCTAATTCTATCTATAGCATAAACCACTGTTTGACTATGAAGTATTTATAATTCAGGGAAAAGCTGATAGCTAAAGCAAAGATTTACGatcaattatctaaaaacatCGACCTAGCAGGTGAAATGCATAATCATCATATTAGATTCATTACTCTCGATAATTTCAAAGTTAATCACTGTAGTTTTCAGTTAGTTAATCAATGagttttcgatgattttcagaaaaagcAGAAGGTTTtcttgttgactttgaaagGAAAGTCATCGATCATGTCATAGAAGAAAGGGACAGACAGAAGATCGAAGAAATCATTAAAGATGAGAAATATAATTGCAGCGGTCCACAGGATGAATGGTCAGCATACGTAGTCATCTAGGGTATGATTACATCACATGCTAGATTAGTTTACTTCTTTAAAActgaaatgttatttttagGGTTGATTATGTTGATTCGTTCGGAAGAACAAGGCGATGTATGAGAAGAGATCTTCCCGAATTTATCAAGTTGGATCAAAGTCTGAATATTGAAAGGTAACAATGCTTTGCACTTAAATCTGTGCTCAAAGAGACATTTTGGTACCTAGTCGTTTCTGTTGCTTTTCACGGTTTGTGGCGACAGAATTTCTTGGTAGAAGGATATTTCTCTAGTATCTCCTCTAAATCTGAGGAAAAAGAAATGTTGCTAATAAAGCAGAGGATTGAgggattttagaaattttaacTAACTTTATATCAATTGTTTAACCTTAATGATTGTTGTTGTTACCTCTTAGCACCAGCTCACATTCTTCTCCTGAAGCTAGTACTAGTAGCGAGTATACTCCGTTGATTGGTGTAAATAAAGCTCCGATAGAAAAATGGAAGGAAGACTTACACAAGAAATGGGAAACGCAAGAACTggaaaatcaacaaaaaaatGGTCCTCTGCATTATCAGGATGTACATTTTGATGGTAGGTTTACTGTAAgcaattcagtaaaatgatATTCGAAGATTTAACGAAAATGAATATCTATTAATACAAATTTATTTCTAGACCGTCGTAGTATGGGCGTCAGTTACTATCAGTTCTCAACTGATGAAACTGATCGTCACGAACAAATGAAAGAACTCGATGACCTCAGAAAACAGGTAGAACATACGCGCCGAAAAATTCAGCGAGAAAATGATTTCTTAGATGAAAATGTTTCCGTTTTGTTTTTGCATGGAATAGACTCAGGTTCAACGCGAAAGAAGAGAAAAATTGAAAGCCAAGCGAAAAGCTCAGATGGATCTCCGACTCGCTAAAGTGAAAATGAGAAAACAGAGAAAAGAGGGAATTGAACCGGATGAGAAAAAATCAGGTAAATGATCGCTGGTACTGTGTGAATTTAAATGTTACTAAAATCAGGTTGATACGACTCATAGATTTTATCATTGAAGATGAAGAAAGTGATGAGGAAGATGATAAAGATGGCAATGAGTACATCCCAAATATTGCTCCGATCCCAGAAAAGGTTTCTACCGATCCTGAACTTAACGAGAGAATTAACAGAATCAAGAATTACCCAGTTCGTGAATGGGATATCGGCAAACAAGGTAAGCGAGTGAACTTAGAGGAATTTAGtttgaaatcatcaatttttctcattttcttaTCCTCTTGTATCTCTCTTGTTTCAGATATGTCTTCGTTTAGTCAATCATCGATTCCCAGTAGTTTTGACGATAATCGTTGGAAGGATAAATTACGACAGGAACGTATAACTGAGTTCGCACCACCCAATAACTACGACACTACGTCTAGAAACCAGACGAGGACAAAAGCTGAAATTCCACCTCCAAATTTCTAttgatattataataatacaatactggattttgtaaataaagtaTGATATTTAAATTTATGATGAGAAATGAACTAGTTTTTGCTTTGAACGAGGTTTTGGCCCTTCTTGGTGTAAGACG
It includes:
- the LOC141914771 gene encoding coiled-coil domain-containing protein 174-like — protein: MYTTRMNAGSLIDLKAELQRKQDEAKKLKLSSGEPLSAVRITNAQKKLPALKQNKGVEERAQKDAEELQKEANKIDLSKEKLIAKAKIYDQLSKNIDLAEKAEGFLVDFERKVIDHVIEERDRQKIEEIIKDEKYNCSGPQDEWVDYVDSFGRTRRCMRRDLPEFIKLDQSLNIESTSSHSSPEASTSSEYTPLIGVNKAPIEKWKEDLHKKWETQELENQQKNGPLHYQDVHFDDRRSMGVSYYQFSTDETDRHEQMKELDDLRKQTQVQRERREKLKAKRKAQMDLRLAKVKMRKQRKEGIEPDEKKSDEESDEEDDKDGNEYIPNIAPIPEKVSTDPELNERINRIKNYPVREWDIGKQDMSSFSQSSIPSSFDDNRWKDKLRQERITEFAPPNNYDTTSRNQTRTKAEIPPPNFY